In Phlebotomus papatasi isolate M1 chromosome 1, Ppap_2.1, whole genome shotgun sequence, the following proteins share a genomic window:
- the LOC129809609 gene encoding protein Pixie isoform X1 — MSRNKSAEETSKQTRIAIVSSDKCKPKRCRQECKKCCPVVRMGKLCIEVTPNSKIASLSEELCIGCGICVKKCPFDAIMIINIPSNLDQHTTHRYSKNSFKLHRLPIPRPGEVLGLVGQNGIGKSTALKILAGKLKPNLGKYNDPPDWTEILAHFRGSELQNYFTKILEDSLKALIKPQYVDQIPKAVKGTVKDLLERRDERKNRQETAEALDLLKITDREISALSGGELQRFAIAMVCIQDGDIFMFDEPSSYLDVRQRLNAAQCIRSLIRPDKFIIVVEHDLSVLDYLSDFICCLYGVPGCYGVITMPFSVREGINIFLDGFVPTENMRFRTESLTFKVSESATEEIKRMNHYIYPKMMKSLGEFNLTVEQGQFSDSEILVLLGENGTGKTTFIRMLAGNLEPDEGSGKLPVLNISYKPQKIAPRHQGTVRHLLGERIRDAYVHPQFVADVMKPLKIEDIMDQNVQDLSGGELQRVALTICLGKPADVYLIDEPSAYLDSEQRLIAAKVIKKFILHAKKTGFVVEHDFIMATYMADRVIVFEGKPSVNTTAHTPQSLLNGMNKFLELLEITFRRDPNNFRPRINKSNSVKDVEQKRAGQYFFLEDF, encoded by the exons ATGTCACGAAATAAGTCTGCCGAGGAGACTAGCAAACAAACCCGTATTGCTATTGTCAGCTCGGACAAGTGCAAACCCAAGAGATGTCGACAGGAATGCAAAAAATGCTGTCCTGTCGTCCGGATGGGCAAGTTGTGCATCGAAGTGACGCCCAATTCAAAGATTGCATCTCTGTCTGAGGAACTGTGCATTGGATGTGGTATCTGTGTGAAG AAATGCCCCTTTGATGCCATTATGATCATCAATATCCCCAGCAATCTCGATCAGCACACCACGCATAGGTACTCAAAGAACTCCTTCAAGCTCCACCGGTTGCCAATTCCGCGTCCGGGAGAGGTGCTGGGACTAGTTGGGCAAAATGGTATTGGTAAGTCTACTGCTCTCAAAATTCTAGCAGGAAAGCTAAAACCGAATCTTGGAAAGTACAACGATCCACCGGATTGGACGGAAATCTTGGCTCATTTCCGTGGTTCTGAACTTCAGAATTACTTCACCAAGATCCTCGAGGATTCCCTAAAGGCTCTTATTAAGCCACAGTATGTCGATCAGATTCCCAAAGCCGTGAAAGGGACAGTGAAGGACTTGCTGGAGCGAAGGGATGAACGGAAAAATCGACAAGAAACGGCAGAAGCTCTTGATTTGCTAAAAATTACCGATCGGGAAATTTCTGCTCTATCCGGTGGAGAATTGCAACGTTTTGCCATTGCTATGGTATGCATTCAGGATGGAGATATTTTTATGTTTGACGAACCTTCGTCGTATTTGGATGTTAGACAGCGTCTCAATGCTGCCCAATGCATTCGGTCTCTTATACGTCCGGATAAATTTATCATTGTGGTTGAGCATGATCTCTCAGTTCTGGACTATCTATCAGATTTTATTTGTTGCCTCTATGGCGTTCCCGGTTGCTATGGTGTCATCACAATGCCCTTCTCTGTCCGGGAAGGTATTAATATCTTCCTGGATGGCTTTGTACCCACGGAAAATATGAGATTCCGCACGGAATCACTCACATTCAAAGTGTCCGAATCCGCAACCGAAGAGATCAAGCGTATGAATCACTATATCTATCCCAAGATGATGAAATCCCTGGGAGAGTTTAATTTGACTGTGGAACAGGGACAATTCAGTGATTCGGAAATTTTGGTGCTCTTGGGAGAAAATGGTACGGGAAAGACAACATTCATCCGAATGTTGGCCGGAAATCTCGAACCCGATGAGGGTTCTGGAAAACTCCCTGTCCTCAATATTTCCTACAAACCCCAAAAGATTGCTCCGCGACATCAGGGAACTGTTCGGCATTTACTGGGCGAGAGAATTCGGGATGCATATGTTCATCCTCAATTTGTGGCTGATGTCATGAAGCCCCTAAAGATCGAAGATATCATGGACCAGAATGTCCAAGATCTCTCCGGAGGAGAACTTCAGCGAGTCGCCCTGACAATTTGTCTGGGAAAACCAGCAGATGTCTACCTGATTGACGAACCCTCAGCCTACTTGGATTCCGAACAGCGTCTAATTGCCGCCAAGGTCATCAAAAAGTTTATTCTTCATGCCAAAAAGACAGGCTTTGTGGTAGAGCACGATTTCATCATGGCCACCTACATGGCTGATCGTGTGATTGTCTTCGAGGGTAAACCCTCTGTCAATACCACTGCCCACACTCCCCAATCCCTCCTCAACGGCATGAATAAGTTCCTGGAACTCCTGGAAATTACATTCCGTCGAGATCCCAACAACTTCAGGCCGCGCATCAACAAGAGCAACTCGGTGAAGGATGTGGAACAAAAGAGAGCCGGGCAGTATTTCTTCCTCGAGGACTTCTAA
- the LOC129809609 gene encoding protein Pixie isoform X2, translated as MKMSRNKSAEETSKQTRIAIVSSDKCKPKRCRQECKKCCPVVRMGKLCIEVTPNSKIASLSEELCIGCGICVKKCPFDAIMIINIPSNLDQHTTHRYSKNSFKLHRLPIPRPGEVLGLVGQNGIGKSTALKILAGKLKPNLGKYNDPPDWTEILAHFRGSELQNYFTKILEDSLKALIKPQYVDQIPKAVKGTVKDLLERRDERKNRQETAEALDLLKITDREISALSGGELQRFAIAMVCIQDGDIFMFDEPSSYLDVRQRLNAAQCIRSLIRPDKFIIVVEHDLSVLDYLSDFICCLYGVPGCYGVITMPFSVREGINIFLDGFVPTENMRFRTESLTFKVSESATEEIKRMNHYIYPKMMKSLGEFNLTVEQGQFSDSEILVLLGENGTGKTTFIRMLAGNLEPDEGSGKLPVLNISYKPQKIAPRHQGTVRHLLGERIRDAYVHPQFVADVMKPLKIEDIMDQNVQDLSGGELQRVALTICLGKPADVYLIDEPSAYLDSEQRLIAAKVIKKFILHAKKTGFVVEHDFIMATYMADRVIVFEGKPSVNTTAHTPQSLLNGMNKFLELLEITFRRDPNNFRPRINKSNSVKDVEQKRAGQYFFLEDF; from the exons ATG AAAATGTCACGAAATAAGTCTGCCGAGGAGACTAGCAAACAAACCCGTATTGCTATTGTCAGCTCGGACAAGTGCAAACCCAAGAGATGTCGACAGGAATGCAAAAAATGCTGTCCTGTCGTCCGGATGGGCAAGTTGTGCATCGAAGTGACGCCCAATTCAAAGATTGCATCTCTGTCTGAGGAACTGTGCATTGGATGTGGTATCTGTGTGAAG AAATGCCCCTTTGATGCCATTATGATCATCAATATCCCCAGCAATCTCGATCAGCACACCACGCATAGGTACTCAAAGAACTCCTTCAAGCTCCACCGGTTGCCAATTCCGCGTCCGGGAGAGGTGCTGGGACTAGTTGGGCAAAATGGTATTGGTAAGTCTACTGCTCTCAAAATTCTAGCAGGAAAGCTAAAACCGAATCTTGGAAAGTACAACGATCCACCGGATTGGACGGAAATCTTGGCTCATTTCCGTGGTTCTGAACTTCAGAATTACTTCACCAAGATCCTCGAGGATTCCCTAAAGGCTCTTATTAAGCCACAGTATGTCGATCAGATTCCCAAAGCCGTGAAAGGGACAGTGAAGGACTTGCTGGAGCGAAGGGATGAACGGAAAAATCGACAAGAAACGGCAGAAGCTCTTGATTTGCTAAAAATTACCGATCGGGAAATTTCTGCTCTATCCGGTGGAGAATTGCAACGTTTTGCCATTGCTATGGTATGCATTCAGGATGGAGATATTTTTATGTTTGACGAACCTTCGTCGTATTTGGATGTTAGACAGCGTCTCAATGCTGCCCAATGCATTCGGTCTCTTATACGTCCGGATAAATTTATCATTGTGGTTGAGCATGATCTCTCAGTTCTGGACTATCTATCAGATTTTATTTGTTGCCTCTATGGCGTTCCCGGTTGCTATGGTGTCATCACAATGCCCTTCTCTGTCCGGGAAGGTATTAATATCTTCCTGGATGGCTTTGTACCCACGGAAAATATGAGATTCCGCACGGAATCACTCACATTCAAAGTGTCCGAATCCGCAACCGAAGAGATCAAGCGTATGAATCACTATATCTATCCCAAGATGATGAAATCCCTGGGAGAGTTTAATTTGACTGTGGAACAGGGACAATTCAGTGATTCGGAAATTTTGGTGCTCTTGGGAGAAAATGGTACGGGAAAGACAACATTCATCCGAATGTTGGCCGGAAATCTCGAACCCGATGAGGGTTCTGGAAAACTCCCTGTCCTCAATATTTCCTACAAACCCCAAAAGATTGCTCCGCGACATCAGGGAACTGTTCGGCATTTACTGGGCGAGAGAATTCGGGATGCATATGTTCATCCTCAATTTGTGGCTGATGTCATGAAGCCCCTAAAGATCGAAGATATCATGGACCAGAATGTCCAAGATCTCTCCGGAGGAGAACTTCAGCGAGTCGCCCTGACAATTTGTCTGGGAAAACCAGCAGATGTCTACCTGATTGACGAACCCTCAGCCTACTTGGATTCCGAACAGCGTCTAATTGCCGCCAAGGTCATCAAAAAGTTTATTCTTCATGCCAAAAAGACAGGCTTTGTGGTAGAGCACGATTTCATCATGGCCACCTACATGGCTGATCGTGTGATTGTCTTCGAGGGTAAACCCTCTGTCAATACCACTGCCCACACTCCCCAATCCCTCCTCAACGGCATGAATAAGTTCCTGGAACTCCTGGAAATTACATTCCGTCGAGATCCCAACAACTTCAGGCCGCGCATCAACAAGAGCAACTCGGTGAAGGATGTGGAACAAAAGAGAGCCGGGCAGTATTTCTTCCTCGAGGACTTCTAA